From Garra rufa chromosome 19, GarRuf1.0, whole genome shotgun sequence, the proteins below share one genomic window:
- the LOC141292948 gene encoding coiled-coil domain-containing protein 80-like, which translates to MSRLWIFLLLLAHWINNPVLSAKGGKKKHQVKNQSSHASPREDVGSERASENPTESDFLADFAGKHRLWVITAPSNSDNYLRMMEKQIQESEGLNCRLAERDTLIVTIIQNAMMEGKIQRTTLQGESTVEVMDSEMVSKLLHYLELQDHTFSMLILKKNMRVSERFPYPVRVEAVLEVIDQLPVRKLEKVARKGLPVKCKITKKRLVVKKQGSSKRRTFSPQRNANTTSTFLTQKIRVSNKKATLRNKVKDILSGRSRFVIRKTTGTSGKGTKAGSKSESSGNEKLKHDDQKKTPETDRHPEPVTEVKKASEADKTHADAKSNFDNLNEEFKGEQTIDHSSSKKKGKGKDGKKKKEKGGRRKSQREADDKKKAALKDFMQNLSGRRRLLVISSPSDVSSQYIKQREDNELRSCEFSQRKVSVLSIMGSEHNPTLHIQHYQQDSDIPQASLPDKFRNPELISEIRREYGLDSKNFSMVLTDYDLRPNLNRVFNKPKAPSDLLDYIDSFPSRQSEKEEERKASSPCSKAETNNQEDNSLLRFISKRRLLIISTPTVDDYSFHQQLQALNGQECPLGIRHFALLKIVGTGSTASGTVEFFPLNGKSQPEKEKLTQDVVESLRNQLKINRDYFSMLVVGKDGDVKAWFPSPMWSLGSIYDLVDSMEMRQQEHKLQQTLGIHCPDENTGTYHGYTEETEDSYLYHRSED; encoded by the exons ATGTCTCGTCTGTGGATCTTCTTGCTTCTGTTGGCACACTGGATCAACAACCCGGTGCTTTCTGCAAAAGGAGGGAAGAAAAAACACCAGGTGAAGAATCAAAGCAGCCATGCATCTCCTAGGGAGGATGTTGGGTCCGAAAGGGCTTCCGAGAATCCAACAGAGTCTGACTTCTTAGCAGATTTTGCTGGAAAACACCGCCTCTGGGTGATCACTGCACCGTCAAACAGTGACAACTATTTGCGTATgatggagaagcagatccaggagtCTGAAGGACTGAATTGTCGCTTAGCAGAAAGAGACACTCTCATTGTTACTATTATTCAGAATGCCATGATGGAAGGCAAAATCCAACGAACGACCTTGCAGGGAGAATCCACTGTGGAGGTTATGGACTCTGAAATGGTGAGCAAACTTCTTCATTACCTTGAGCTGCAGGATCATACCTTCTCCATGCTGATTCTGAAGAAGAACATGAGGGTTAGTGAGAGATTTCCTTACCCGGTTCGCGTTGAGGCCGTTCTTGAGGTCATCGATCAGCTGCCTGTGCGAAAGCTGGAGAAGGTTGCGAGAAAGGGGTTACCGGTTAAATGCAAAATCACAAAGAAGAGGTTAGTGGTGAAGAAACAGGGCTCCAGCAAGCGTAGGACCTTCAGCCCACAGAGGAATGCGAATACCACGTCCACCTTTCTCACACAGAAGATACGTGTAAGCAACAAAAAGGCAACTTTGAGAAACAAAGTAAAAGATATTTTGAGTGGACGTTCACGCTTTGTCATCCGTAAAACAACAGGCACCTCAGGAAAAGGAACTAAAGCAGGTTCAAAATCTGAATCTAGTGGAAATGAGAAACTGAAGCACGACGACCAGAAGAAAACTCCAGAAACTGACAGACACCCAGAGCCGGTAACAGAAGTGAAAAAAGCTTCGGAGGCAGATAAAACGCATGCTGATGCAAAATCTAATTTTGATAACCTCAATGAGGAGTTCAAAGGAGAACAAACCATTGACCATTCAAGCTCTAAAAAGAAAGGCAAAGGAAAGGATGGCAAAAAGAAAAAGGAGAAAGGAGGAAGGAGGAAGTCACAACGAGAAGCAGATGATAAGAAAAAGGCAGCTCTTAAAGATTTCATGCAAAACCTCAGCGGGAGAAGAAGACTTCTT GTGATTTCATCCCCAAGTGATGTCTCAAGCCAGTATATCAAACAGAGAGAAGATAACGAGCTACGTAGCTGTGAGTTTTCCCAAAGAAAAGTCTCAGTGCTGTCCATCATGGGTTCAGAACATAATCCTACGCTACACATTCAACACTACCAACAAG ATTCTGATATTCCACAAGCATCCCTGCCAGATAAGTTCAGAAACCCTGAGTTAATCAGCGAGATCCGCAGAGAATATGGGCTGGATTCCAAAAACTTCTCAATGGTGCTGACTGACTATGACCTGAGGCCTAAC CTTAACAGGGTTTTCAACAAGCCAAAAGCTCCTTCCGATTTACTCGATTACATTGACAGCTTTCCTTCACGTCAGTCTGAGAAGGAAGAGGAGAGAAAGGCTTCATCACCCTGCTCTAAAGCCGAAACAAACAATCAAGAGGATAACTCACTTCTGAG GTTTATTTCCAAACGAAGACTTCTGATCATCTCAACACCCACTGTAGACGACTACTCGTTCCATCAGCAGCTTCAAGCGCTCAATGGACAGGAGTGTCCACTAG GTATTCGTCATTTTGCCTTGTTGAAGATTGTGGGAACTGGATCGACAGCTTCAGGAACAGTGGAGTTCTTTCCATTGAATG GGAAAAGTCAACCTGAGAAGGAGAAACTTACGCAGGATGTGGTGGAGAGTCTCAGGAACCAGTTGAAGATAAACCGTGACTACTTCAGCATGCTGGTGGTGGGTAAGGATGGAGACGTAAAGGCCTGGTTCCCATCTCCAATGTGGTCCCTAGGAAGCATCTATGACCTTGTAGACTCCATGGAAATGCGTCAACAGGAACATAAACTACAGCAAACTCTTGGGATTCACTGTCCAGATGAAAATACTGGTACCTACCATGGTTACACAGAAGAGACAGAGGATAGCTATTTGTACCACAGATCTGAAGACTAA